From Aspergillus chevalieri M1 DNA, chromosome 4, nearly complete sequence, a single genomic window includes:
- a CDS encoding quercetin 2,3-dioxygenase (COG:S;~EggNog:ENOG410PMIH;~InterPro:IPR014710,IPR011051,IPR013096;~PFAM:PF07883), with protein sequence MALSWSNQPPQLRVPYAIPQLEGERITIPGSKGVFRILASSKQTNGLMAVFQSGGVLSDAPGFHYHNHAHDVFLVTKGCLKLWNGDKCRLMGPGDFAYVPPTVIHNPEMLGPHTEIFGLITPGDWVDFFRYVSEPYEGILVPENDERDLKSLLIPKVMAAKEQFDVVFQPDYQPPEVGDWTEDDEKLPNGPQAFYLRANTGPRWIFGGIMSRPFVTTAQSSGVCAISSIESSQVYGPTLFSKYMTFGSVDHCLCVQEGTLVVRLKGAPDAVFREGETVVIPAGQAFALDFASRYVRFWSFTDGNGIETLVHLLGTPFVGVVLPDQAPAWDSANVESVTAELGVTIEL encoded by the exons ATGGCGCTTTCATGGAGCAACCAACCACCCCAATTGCGGGTCCCATACGCAATTCCCCAGCTGGAAGGGGAACGCATCACCATCCCCGGCAGCAAAGGCGTTTTCCGCATCCTCGCGTCCTCCAAGCAGACAAATGGATTGATGGCGGTTTTCCAAAGCGGTGGTGTGCTCTCTGATGCACCGGGCTTCCACTATCATAACCACGCGCATGATGTCTTTCTGGTTACGAAGGGGTGTTTGAAGTTGTGGAATGGGGACAAGTGTCGGTTGATGGGGCCCGGGGACTTCGCTTATGTGCCTCCG ACGGTGATCCATAACCCGGAGATGCTTGGTCCGCATACGGAGATCTTTGGTTTGATTACACCGGGTGATTGGGTGGATTTCTTTCGTTACGTGTCAGAACCGTATGAGGGGATCCTTGTTCCTGAGAATGATGAGCGGGATTTGAAGTCCTTGTTGATTCCTAAAGTCATGGCTGCGAAAGAGCAGTTCGATGTCGTTTTTCAGCCTGATTATCAACCGCCAGAGGTGGGTGATTGGAcggaagatgatgagaagTTACCAAACGGTCCGCAAGCGTTCTATTTGCGAGCCAACACTGGGCCGCGATGGATTTTTGGGGGTATCATGTCTCGTCCGTTTGTTACCACTGCTCAGAGTAGTGGCGTCTGCGCTATTTCTAGCATCGAGTCATCACAGGTCTACGGTCCGACGCTGTTCTCAAAGTACATGACATTCGGATCGGTGGATCACTGTCTGTGTGTCCAAGAGGGAACATTAGTCGTCCGTCTCAAGGGAGCCCCCGATGCTGTGTTCCGGGAGGGCGAGACGGTCGTGATTCCAGCAGGTCAGGCATTTGCACTCGACTTTGCCAGTCGATATGTCCGGTTCTGGTCATTTACTGACGGCAATGGAATCGAGACACTGGTCCACCTTCTGGGAACGCCATTCGTGGGCGTTGTATTACCCGATCAAGCACCGGCATGGGATTCGGCAAATGTAGAATCGGTGACAGCAGAACTCGGCGTCACAATTGAGCTCTAA
- a CDS encoding uncharacterized protein (COG:S;~EggNog:ENOG410PMIH;~InterPro:IPR036864,IPR007219,IPR001138;~PFAM:PF00172,PF04082;~TransMembrane:1 (i283-302o);~go_function: GO:0000981 - DNA-binding transcription factor activity, RNA polymerase II-specific [Evidence IEA];~go_function: GO:0003677 - DNA binding [Evidence IEA];~go_function: GO:0008270 - zinc ion binding [Evidence IEA];~go_process: GO:0006351 - transcription, DNA-templated [Evidence IEA];~go_process: GO:0006355 - regulation of transcription, DNA-templated [Evidence IEA]), producing the protein MERPASSSPLRRPAATAGDDAVQPKAKRPRAAQACDRCRVKKYKCDESYPCSHCKKSQVDCKYQGNFRSREDARSTTYVTDLEKRVEELSSKLRTLESSGASRPSPQLSQLATALGNKAAAQPITTATPCSLSQHESTPKDDATVAGDNRDGSADSAEEEISEFNHHTNGIEFHGSTSSAAFIGHLEKAREPKRPEEQSNLRPPDGSYSLISTLHNSSFSPSCATGSVQPEFLQDQNFYFDQAYAFMNGYFENIHFIHPFIDKDDFIARAHDLWFNRNHQQSLSFIALYLSILSFGALVRVWDEEILNGLTRFDWSRKLFREAQTYLNYLQFSNDLETVQCLYLMAKVCQNELNPNLAYMYLGLAIRTCLSAGFNREVRNPKDQRESWISKTWWGLFSLEIEMSFSVGRPDTLGMDEYHNRSLPERDDSEYAIIPWMVDFAQIIRKVSVQIYHSRFTLQDKLQLALQIEQEMDRWVARLPPRIKPDLHGQPATGGALRDPKWARRQRLVLGIRYYNVKMLLFRPFLSHFTRKLRHTPAELEETINKCLDAAMKTIEVIHDIYRIHTFFRCWWYNTTYVMFATTTLLLPMSKLGMCPQTLPLASSVEMAVEILESMDESVVARKSVEIILQYLKDFRAPNNSTDGTQIAITPSQENADQAAFVGTGTGTEHGAGQAGIGIDIPEWAYGFGFPDYSFDGIARLFDDLGGLPMLDN; encoded by the exons ATGGAGCGTCCGGcttcatcgtcgcctttgCGCCGTCCAGCAGCTACGGCTGGGGATGACGCTGTTCAACCGAAGGCGAAACGGCCGCGCGCGGCGCAGGCCTGTGATCGATGTCGGGTGAAGAAGTATAAATGTGATGAGTCGTATCCTTGTTCGCATTGTAAGA AGAGTCAGGTGGATTGTAAATATCAAGGGAATTTTCGATCGAGAGAGGATGCGAGATCTACGAC CTATGTGACCGATTTGGAGAAACGGGTAGAAGAGCTATCGTCAAAGTTGCGAACGCTTGAGTCGAGTGGTGCTTCACGACCATCGCCACAACTTTCGCAGTTAGCGACAGCTCTGGGAAACAAGGCGGCAGCACAGCCGATCACCACTGCAACACCATGTTCATTATCACAACATGAATCGACACCAAAGGACGACGCCACCGTGGCCGGCGACAATCGAGATGGGTCCGCAGACAGCGCAGAAGAAGAGATTAGCGAGTTCAATCATCATACTAATGGGATTGAGTTCCACGGAAGCACGTCTTCTGCTGCTTTTATAGGACACCTTGAAAAGGCGCGAGAGCCAAAACGACCGGAAGAGCAGTCGAACCTGCGTCCGCCGGACGGGTCGTACTCGTTGATCTCAACATTGCATAACTCAAGTTTCTCGCCGTCATGCGCAACCGGTTCTGTGCAGCCCGAGTTTCTCCAAGACCAGAATTTCTATTTCGATCAGGCCTATGCGTTCATGAATGGTTACTTTGAGAATATCCATTTCATCCACCCTTTCATCGATAAGGATGACTTTATAGCTCGTGCGCATGATCTGTGGTTCAACAGGAATCACCAGCAATCACTCAGTTTTATTGCGCTATATCTCAGTATCCTCTCGTTTGGGGCGTTGGTTCGAGTGTGGGATGAAGAGATCctgaatggactgacacggTTTGACTGGAGTCGGAAATTGTTCCGCGAGGCGCAGACATATTTGAATTATTTGCAGTTTTCCAATGACTTGGAGACTGTGCAGTGTCTTTATCTTATG GCCAAAGTATGCCAGAATGAGCTGAATCCGAATT TGGCGTATATGTACCTTGGACTTGCCATACGGACGTGCTTGTCTGCTGGGTTCAATCGAGAGGTGCGGAATCCGAAAGATCAACGCGAGAGTTGGATCTCGAAGACGTGGTG GGGTCTTTTCTCTCTGGAGAT AGAAATGAGCTTCTCCGTAGGACGCCCAGATACCCTCGGTATGGACGAATACCACAACCGCTCTCTCCCGGAACGCGATGATTCAGAATACGCCATCATACCATGGATGGTCGACTTTGCGCAGATCATCCGAAAGGTTTCCGTGCAAATATACCATTCACGCTTTACCTTGCAAGACAAACTACAACTTGCTCTTCAGATCGAACAGGAAATGGACAGATGGGTAGCTAGACTGCCTCCTAGAATTAAACCTGACCTCCACGGGCAACCGGCGACAGGAGGTGCGCTGCGGGATCCGAAGTGGGCGAGGAGGCAGAGATTGGTTTTGGGCATTC GATATTATAATGTCAAGATGCTGCTCTTCCGACCATTCCTGAGCCACTTTACTCGCAAATTAAGACACACTCCAGCCGAACTAGAGGAAACAATAAACAAGTGTCTTGACGCCGCCATGAAAACCATCGAAGTAATCCACGACATCTACCGCATCCATACATTCTTCCGCTGCTG GTGGTACAACACGACCTACGTAATGTTCGCCACAacaaccctcctcctccccatgTCCAAATTGGGCATGTGCCCACAAACTCTCCCCCTAGCAAGCTCAGTCGAAATGGCCGTCGAGATCCTAGAATCAATGGACGAATCCGTCGTGGCGCGAAAATCTGTCGAGATAATCTTGCAGTACTTGAAGGACTTTAGGGCTCCGAATAACAGTACCGATGGTACACAGATTGCTATTACGCCTTCGCAAGAGAATGCTGATCAGGCAGCTTTTGTGGGGACAGGGACGGGGACGGAGCACGGGGCTGGTCAGGCTGGGATTGGGATTGATATTCCG GAATGGGCATATGGGTTCGGGTTTCCTGATTATTCATTCGATGGGATTGCACGGTTGTTTGATGATTTAGGTGGGCTTCCTATGTTGGATAATTGA